A region of the Methylomagnum ishizawai genome:
TCAAATCCTTCGACGCGACCCAGGCCAAGGCGGTCCGGGGCGTGGTGGAGGTGGTCCGGGTTCCCACCGGCGTGGCCGTGCTGGCCCAGGACACCTGGAGCGCGAAACAAGGGCGCGATGCGCTGGCGGTCGAGTGGGACGAATCCGCCGCGTTCAAGCTCGGCAGCGACGAGATTTTCGCCCGCTACCACGAACTCGCGAAAACGCCCGGTGCCGTCGCCCGCAAGGAGGGCGATCCCGACGCCGCTTTCGCCGCGGCGAAGCGCGTGCTGCGGGCGGCCTACGATTTCCCCTATCTGGCCCATGCCGCCATGGAACCGATGAACTGCGTGGTGCGGCTGGCCAAGGACGCTTGCGAAATCTGGAACGGCGAGCAGATGCAAACCGCCGACCAGAACAAGGTCGCCGAACGCCTGGGCCTCAAGCCCGAACAGGTGGCGATCCACATGCTGTACGCCGGGGGCAGCTTTGGCCGCCGGGCCAGCAAGGATGCGGACTATGTCATCGAAGCCGTCGCCATCGCCCAGGCCATCGGGGGCCGCGCCCCGGTCAAGCTGGTGCGGCTGCGCGAGGACGATATGAAGGCCGGTTATTACCGCCCGGCCTTCCACCATGCGCTGGAAGCCGCCCTCGACGCCCAGGGCCGACTGGTCGGTTGGCGGCACCGCTTGGTCGGCCAATCGATCCTGGCCGGTTCCCCCCTCGCCGAATATATCGAGGATGGCATCGATCCCACCTCGGTCGAAGGTGCCGCCAATCTGCCCTACGCGGTCCCCCACCTGCGGGTCGAACTCCACACGCCCACGGATATCGGCGTGCCGGTGCTGTGGTGGCGCTCGGTCGGCTCGACCCACACCGCCTATTCCACCGAGACCTTCATCGACGAGATCGCGGTCGCGGCCGGCCAAGACCCGCTGGCCTTCCGCCTCGGGCTGCTGGCACAGCAACCGCGCCATATCGCCGTGCTGAAGCTCGCCGCCGAACAAGCCGGTTGGGGCAAACCGCTGGCCCCCGCCGCCAACGGCGGACGGCGGGGCCGGGGCGTGGCGGTACACGAGTCGTTCAGCACGGTGGTCGCGCAGGTCGCGGAAGTCACGGTCCAGCCCGATGGCGGCATCAAGGTCGACCGGGTCGTCTGCGCGGTCGATTGCGGCGTCGTCGTCAATCCCGACAACGTGCGCGCCCAGGTCGAAGGCTCGGTGGGCTTCGCGCTGTCGGCGTTCCTGCGCGGCGCGATTACGCTCAAGGCCGGGGTCGTCGAGCAAACCAATTTCCATGATTACGCGCCGCTCCGCATCGACGAAATGCCACGGGTCGAGGTGCATCTCGTGCCCTCGGCGGAGAAGCCGACCGGCATCGGCGAACCCGGCGTGCCGCCCTTGGCCCCGGCGGTCGCCAACGCCATCGCCGCCGCCACCGGCCAGCGGGTCCGGCGCTTGCCGCTGGACACCGAGGCGCTGAAAGCCTGATGGACAGCGTCGATCTGCAAGTGCTGGCGGCGGCCCGGCGCTGGGCCGCCGAGGGCAGGCGCTTCGCCTGGGTCACGGTGGCCCGGACCTGGGGTTCGGCCCCACGTCCGCCCGGTTCCTGGCTGGCGCTGCGCGAGGATGGCCGGGTGGAGGGGTCGGTTTCCGGCGGCTGCGTCGAGGACGACCTCATCGCCCGGATGCGCGGGAACCGTCTCGGCGGCGGCCAGCCCTTCGTATTGGCCTACGGCGTGACCCAGGAAGAAGCGGCGCGCTACGGCCTGCCTTGCGGCGGCACATTGGAACTCGTGGTCGAGCCGTCGCCCGACCCGGCGCAATTGGAGGAGTTGGCGGCCCGGCTGGGCCAGCGCCAACTGACCCAGCGGCAGGTGGATATCGCCAGCGGCACCGTGGTCATCGTCGCCGCCGAGCGCGGCGACGCGCTGTCCTGGGATGGCGGGCGCTTGACGACCGTGCATGGTCCCCGCTGGCGCTTGCTCATCATCGGGGCCGGCCAGGTCTCCCGTTATCTCGCGCACATGGCGCTGGCGCTGGATTACGAGATCGTGGTCTGCGATCCGCGCAAGGAATACGGTCCGGGTTGGGATGTGCCCGGTACGCGGCTAGTCACCACCATGCCCGACGATACCTTGTTCGCCCTGGAACCGGATGCGCGGCTGGCCGTCGTGGCGCTGACCCACGATCCCAAGCTGGACGACATGGTGCTGATGGAAGCCCTCAAACTACCGGCGTTCTACAT
Encoded here:
- a CDS encoding xanthine dehydrogenase family protein molybdopterin-binding subunit; this encodes MNQTIRIENASRRRFLQQAAGLTLAIYVPDSPGAARKSAAPGPAPAFEPNAFLRIASDNTVTVIAKHLEMGQGSYTGLATLVAEELDAAWSQVRVEGAPADAKRFNNLAWGKAQGTGGSSAIANSYEQMRKAGASARAMLVAAAARQWRVPAREIEVGEGVVAHPPTRRKASFGELAGIAATLPVPADVTLKDPKDFKLVGKHAPRKDTGDKINGQARFTQDVHLPGMLTAVVARPPRFGAQVKSFDATQAKAVRGVVEVVRVPTGVAVLAQDTWSAKQGRDALAVEWDESAAFKLGSDEIFARYHELAKTPGAVARKEGDPDAAFAAAKRVLRAAYDFPYLAHAAMEPMNCVVRLAKDACEIWNGEQMQTADQNKVAERLGLKPEQVAIHMLYAGGSFGRRASKDADYVIEAVAIAQAIGGRAPVKLVRLREDDMKAGYYRPAFHHALEAALDAQGRLVGWRHRLVGQSILAGSPLAEYIEDGIDPTSVEGAANLPYAVPHLRVELHTPTDIGVPVLWWRSVGSTHTAYSTETFIDEIAVAAGQDPLAFRLGLLAQQPRHIAVLKLAAEQAGWGKPLAPAANGGRRGRGVAVHESFSTVVAQVAEVTVQPDGGIKVDRVVCAVDCGVVVNPDNVRAQVEGSVGFALSAFLRGAITLKAGVVEQTNFHDYAPLRIDEMPRVEVHLVPSAEKPTGIGEPGVPPLAPAVANAIAAATGQRVRRLPLDTEALKA
- a CDS encoding XdhC family protein, which codes for MDSVDLQVLAAARRWAAEGRRFAWVTVARTWGSAPRPPGSWLALREDGRVEGSVSGGCVEDDLIARMRGNRLGGGQPFVLAYGVTQEEAARYGLPCGGTLELVVEPSPDPAQLEELAARLGQRQLTQRQVDIASGTVVIVAAERGDALSWDGGRLTTVHGPRWRLLIIGAGQVSRYLAHMALALDYEIVVCDPRKEYGPGWDVPGTRLVTTMPDDTLFALEPDARLAVVALTHDPKLDDMVLMEALKLPAFYIGAIGSRLNNAKRRDRLARYFELSEQELARLRGPVGLAIGSRTPPEIALAILAEMTAVKNGVAVPLRDAGAVAEP